CTGATCTACCGCCTGATTCACCGGGTATTTGGCGATGCGGATCTTGACGCCGTTGGTGATGTGTCCACTGTTTACGATGCCTGTGCTTTCGATGATGGGGTCTACGAATTCAATCCGCGCCAGGTTTTCGTTGGTCAACTCAGTACTGCCATCGGGGTCCAGGCCACCGGGCGCTTTGCTGTCCACCAAGATGCTGAATTCTCTGGTAGTGCCGCTGTTCACGCCTTTGACTACGCCTTGAAGTTTGTTTTGTGCCTGGTCGACAAACTTGAAACGATCTATCGTCAGGGTCACGGACCTGCCAACCCTGACGTCTTCCTCTGTGACGTTGTAATGAGCCGCTTCGATATCGTTAACATTAATGGATGCACGGTCGTCATAGGCCATATTGATCCAGGGTCTGAAGGTGCAGTTGACGCCCGAGGGGTTGACTATCAGCGCTGCGTTGTTGAGGCCTCCATCGGTACCCGGTATTGGGGTGATGTTCGCGATATTCAGCACCAAGTCGGAGAACGGAACTTTTTCCTCTTCTTCCTCTTCGAGCAACGTTGGGTTTGCAGGGTCTCCCGAAAGTCCTCCAGCAGGCTTGTCGCTTGAATCTGCAGAACGGGGGGCGCTGGGCACGTGTAACAGATGGTCTGGATCGTAAGACATGGCGGGCACCTGATTGTGATTGAGTCAGAAGTGCGACTCGCAGCCTGTGCTTGATCGAGCCGTAACTCATTCAATCCGACCCTTTTCACTTCGCCTAGCTGTGAGAAATGACAGTGCCGACCGACGGTACAGTGGGTTTTGCAGTGATGACGAAGACTTTTATGTCAAAAATATGGCGCGCCGGCCCCTGTTTTTACGGGTTTTACTTATCTCTAGTCCCAGCTAATCTGCGTGAATTGAATATTCGCTCTAAATGAATGTTTTTTTGACGGCGGATCAGGTCGCCAGGGACAGGTATGAGAACAGGATGGAGTCACGCGCAGCGGCGGGTGATACCCGAAGGCACGCCCATGCACTGGCTGCACACCTTTCAAACCCGGATTGCCGGAGTACTGGCGCTGTTGTTGCTGGTGGTGGTGGCGGCCACATATTTCGCCGTCAAGGCCGCTACTACCCGCGCCGTGGAGAACCAGGCCCAGGTGCAGTTGGACACTGGGCGGCAGGTGTTCGAGCGCTTGTTGGACCTGCGCGGCCGCCGCCTGCAATATGGGTTGGACTGGCTCACCATCGATGGCCCGTTCAAGCAGGCCGTGGCCGGTGGCGCAACGGTGCCGATCCTGGAGGCCCTGGGGCGCCACGGTACGGGGGTCAATTCCAGCGAAGTGTTCGTGTTGGGCCTGGATGACAGGGTCATGGTCAGTACCTTGCCGGCGATGAAGCAAGGGGAGGCGTTCCCTTATGCCAATGCATTGCGCAGCGCGCGCCGCAGCGGCCAGCAAATGTTGATCGTCGCCATGGCTGGGCGCCCCTACTTGCTGGTGCAGAAGGAAGTCCTTGAACCTGCGCCCATCGCCCGAGTGATCATGGGCTTTCCCATGGATACGCAATTTGCCCATGAGTTGCGCTCCATGAGCAACCTTGAGGTGTCGTTCCTCAGTGTGCAAGGCGGCCATGTCGGCCAGCTCTTCACTACCCAGCCGGGCAGTGTGCGCCCGAGCGTCATCGACCTGCTGCTGGGCACGTCGATCGATCCGCAGGCGCGGGTCCATGGGTTCCATGGCCAGCGCGTGCTCAGCCAGGTGTTGCCCTTGGCCAATAGCGGCGAAGGCGATGAAGTGCGCGTGCTGCTGCAAAGCCCGCTGGACCACGCCCTGGAATCCTTCGCACCGCTGGACCGGCAGTTTCTGGTGATTGCCGTGGCGGTGCTGTTGGTCTCGCTGGGGGCGGCGTTGTTTCTTGCGCGGCGTGTATCACGCCCGCTCAATGCATTGGTGCGGGCCGCTGAGCGGATCGGCGCCGGTGACTACCACACGCCGGTGCGGGTGCGCAGCCACGATGAGTTCGGCCTCTTGGCCCGCGCTTTCAATGCCATGCAAAGCGGCATCGCCGTGCGCGAACGACAGTTGGCCCATAACGCCTTGCATGATGCGCTCACCGGCCTGCCTAATCGTGCCCTGGCCATGGAGCGTCTGGGCAGTGCGATCAGTGCGCGGCGGCCGGTGGTGTTGCTGTACCTGGGGATTGAAAACTATCGGGTCATCAACGAAGGCTTCGGCCCCCAGGGTGTGGAAGAAATGTTGTGCGAAGCCAGCCGCTGCCTGTCCATGAGCCTGCTGGCCAGCGACACCGCCGCGCGCATTGCCGGCAGTGAGTTTCTGCTGTTGCTGGAAAACACCGAAATCGACTCCGCCGTCGCCCGTGCCGACCGCGTGTACGGGCTGCTGACCGAACCCCAGCGCATCGGTAACGATGAAGTGCGTCATGAAGTGAGCATCGGCATTGCCGCGTATCCCGCAGACGGTCAGCAGGTCGAGGAACTGATCAACCGCGCCGCCATCGCTCGGCATGACGCGGCCACCATGCCGGGGCATTTGCAGATCTACCAGCCTGATCGCGACCTCGCTCACCAACGCCAGATTACCTTGATCCGCGATCTGCGCCGGGCGGTGGTCGAAGGCGAGTTGTTCCTGTGCTATCAGCCCAAGCTCGACCTCAAGCACGGCCATGTGGGCCAGGCGGAAGCCTTGCTGCGTTGGCAACACCCGACCCTTGGGCAAGTGTCGCCCACAGAATTCATTCCCCTGGCCGAACGCACCGGCAGCATGGGGCCCCTGACCTTATGGGTGATTGAGGAGGCCATCCGCCAGATTGCCG
This genomic stretch from Pseudomonas synxantha BG33R harbors:
- a CDS encoding putative bifunctional diguanylate cyclase/phosphodiesterase, yielding MHWLHTFQTRIAGVLALLLLVVVAATYFAVKAATTRAVENQAQVQLDTGRQVFERLLDLRGRRLQYGLDWLTIDGPFKQAVAGGATVPILEALGRHGTGVNSSEVFVLGLDDRVMVSTLPAMKQGEAFPYANALRSARRSGQQMLIVAMAGRPYLLVQKEVLEPAPIARVIMGFPMDTQFAHELRSMSNLEVSFLSVQGGHVGQLFTTQPGSVRPSVIDLLLGTSIDPQARVHGFHGQRVLSQVLPLANSGEGDEVRVLLQSPLDHALESFAPLDRQFLVIAVAVLLVSLGAALFLARRVSRPLNALVRAAERIGAGDYHTPVRVRSHDEFGLLARAFNAMQSGIAVRERQLAHNALHDALTGLPNRALAMERLGSAISARRPVVLLYLGIENYRVINEGFGPQGVEEMLCEASRCLSMSLLASDTAARIAGSEFLLLLENTEIDSAVARADRVYGLLTEPQRIGNDEVRHEVSIGIAAYPADGQQVEELINRAAIARHDAATMPGHLQIYQPDRDLAHQRQITLIRDLRRAVVEGELFLCYQPKLDLKHGHVGQAEALLRWQHPTLGQVSPTEFIPLAERTGSMGPLTLWVIEEAIRQIAEWALRGLVIQLSVNISVNDLVDDDLAIRVTALLIHYEVSAEHLLFEITESAIMHNPQQALSVLEQLRGCGISLSVDDFGTGYSSLAQLQRLPVQELKIDQSFIRNLDSTSGDGVIVRSTIEMSHNLGLKVVAEGVEFEHSLTLLKHWQCDTAQGYLISRPLNAMAFERWMRRARVST